The following is a genomic window from Halobacterium sp. R2-5.
GAGAGCGCTCGAACGGGGCGCTCACGAGAACGTCAGCGTGGACTTCGACCCGTCGGCGTTCCCCCAGAATCGCTCGACCGTCGGCCTCTACGCGCAACTGTACACCGACGACGGCGACGGAGAGTTCTCCGAGGGCGACCAGCTCGTGCGGGCCGGCGACAGCCCCGTGAGCTCGTACTTCCTCGTCTGGCAGGTCGACGAAGCGACTGCGACGACCGGCCCCGTCGTCCAGACGCCCGGTGACGACGGCGACGTCGTCACGCCGACCGAGACCAGCGACGCGACGACGAGCGAGCCCGACACGAACGAATCCGACGCGACCGTCCCGGGCTACGGCGTCGTCCACGCCGTCGTCGCCGCCGCGCTCGCAGCCGTTCTGCTCGCGCGGCACTGAGTGTCGCTACCCAGACTTACTTCGGCCCGCCCGCGGTACGTTGACGCGTGATCGTACTCCACGCGACCTTCCCGATCAACCCGGAGCGCCGCGAGGACGCGCTCGAACTCGCCGACCACCTCGTCGAACAGTCGAACGAGGAGGCGGGAGTCATCGACTACCGCGCCGCCGTCGATGTCCAGGACGAGCACGTGATTCGGTTCTTCGAGCAGTACGAGGACGCGGCCGCCGTGGACGCCCACGAGGAGAGCGAGCACTTCCAGCGCTTCGAGGACGAGCTCCCCGACCTGCTCGCGGGCGAGCCCGAGGTCCTGCAGTTCGACGTCGACGACGTCACCGAACTCGGCCTGTAGTCACGGGTCGGGCGCGGGGAGCGCGCGCAGCTCGCGGGGCGGCACGAGGAAGTAGCCGCGGCGCCGCGCGAAGACGTACTCGAGGATGCCGTTGTTGACGCGCTGGCGGACCGCCGGCGACGAGTCAACGAGGTCCGTGCCGTTCATCGCGCGGCGAACGTCCTCGAACGTCGATATCTCGCGCTGGAGCGACGGGAAGTGGAGGCTCGCGACCTCGCGGTCGGAGCCGACGTCGTCCGTGGACTCGAAGTGCCGGCGGAGCACGCGCACGTTCCCGTCGGCGTCGCGGTTCGAGCGCGCGGCCTTCTGGGCGTGCCCGACGCGGCCGTACTCGCGGGCGTGAGCCTCGACGTCGTCGACGTACTCGTCGATGCGGCTGTCCGCGCCGAGGTTGTTCCCGACGCCCTCGACGAGGCCGTCGGCGGCGTGGCCGGGGCTGAACAGCTCCGTCACGCGCTCCTCGTAGCCCTGTTCGACGTACCAGTCGTCGA
Proteins encoded in this region:
- a CDS encoding putative quinol monooxygenase, translated to MIVLHATFPINPERREDALELADHLVEQSNEEAGVIDYRAAVDVQDEHVIRFFEQYEDAAAVDAHEESEHFQRFEDELPDLLAGEPEVLQFDVDDVTELGL